CAGCGAATGAATGATTCCGCGCGCGCCGCACATCCGCGCACGGCACTTTTTGTATCGTGTGTTTTCAGAATCGATGAGCCAGCGAGGCGATACGTGTCGCTGGGGCAGCGGATTACCGACACGATCGGTTTCGCAGCGGACGGAAATCGAGGAGGAATACGTGAGCCTGAAAGCGATCTGTTGGGCTTCTCTACTGGTGCTGACCGCAGGCTGCGGCGGTGGAGGTGGCGGAGGATCTGATGCTCCTCCGCCCGAAGAGCCGAACGAGGTAGTCGACCCGGAACCAACCCCGGGACCCGAGCCCGAACCGGAGCCAGATCCAGAGCCCGAACGGGATCCAGACACTGGCGGCGGTGGAGGATCAGCGGACCCCGACCCGGACACCGGAAATGGCTCGGGAGATGACGACTCCAGTCCGCTTCCGACGTACGCATCTCAAGGATGCGGCGCTGTACCGATCTCGGCAGGGCCCAGGCAGATCACAGTGAACGGGACGCAGCGGGAATACGAACTGCAAATCCCCAGCGGCTACGATGCCGACAACCCCTATCCTGTGGTATTCGGTTTTCATGGCCGGGGACGAGAGGGAGAGTTTCAAAACGCGTCCTACGGCAACCTGCAATCCACCATGGGTGACAACGCCATCCTGGTGTTCCCCAATGGTCTGATCATCGAAAACCAGACAGCCACCGGAGAGAAGATCGCCAACAATACCGGTGAGAGCTGGCAGACCACCGGGGACGAAGATCTTCAATTCTTCGACGCGATGCTGACCGAACTGAGCCAGGGCTTGTGTGTGCACGAGGAGCGCGTATTCGCCACCGGTTTCAGCATGGGCGGCTATTTCAGCGCGCGGCTGGGCTGTGAGCGCGGCGACGTGCTCCGCGCCTTTGCCGCCGCTGGCGCGGGCCCGCCGGAGGCGAGTATCAACAGTTGCCTCGGGCCTGCGGGCGCGTGGTTGGCCCACGATCCGGAGGACGTGTACATCGATTACACCGCGGGCGGCATTGCGCTTCGGGAGTACTGGAAGGACTCCAATATGTGTGGTGATGTCGAAGCGTCGGTTGGTAGCAACGGGTGCGTGGAATACACCTGCGGCGGGGAGAGAACACGCTGGTGTGAATACAGTGAGGGGGCTCCGAACCATCATCGGTGGCCGAGTTTCGCTCCCACCGAGGTCTGGAATTTCTTCCAGACCTTCAACTGATGAAGGCGCTCCGATCGGGTCTGCGTGGTCCGGTCGGGCTGTGTCCCGGCTTGTGGTACCCTTGCGCGCCGACACAGCCTGACAACGCAATTCGGATCAAACTCAATGACTTCCAGCAAAGTATGGACCCACAAGGGTACGTTTCTCCTCGCCGCGGTCGGCTCTGCCGTCGGTCTCGGCAACCTCTGGCGCTTCCCTTATCTGACCGGTGAAAATGGCGGCGGCGCGTTCATTCTCGTTTACGCCCTGACCATCGCCATGGTCGGTATTCCGATCCTGATAGCCGAGACGCTGATTGGCCGCAACAGCCGCCGCAGTCCGATCATGGGCATGGCGCATCTGGCCCGAACGCACAAGGCCAGTGGAGCGTGGCGGGCAATCGGCTGGATGGGCGCAGCCGCTGCGTTCATCATTCTCAGCTTCTATTCGGTGATCGCCGGCTGGGCCGTGCATTATACGGGGCTGATGTTCTCCGGGGCGCTGGCCGGCGCCGATACTGCAACCATCAGCGGCTCGTTCGATTCGCTGCTTGCCTCGCCCGGCCTGCTCCTCACTTATCACACCGTGTTCATACTGGTGTCCGGGCTGATCGTGGGCATGGGCATTCACAAGGGCATCGAGGGTGGTCTGCGCTTCATGATGCCGGCGCTGTTTCTGATCCTGGTGATCGTGCTCGGCTATGGTCTGCTGGTCGGCGATGCCGCTGCGGCGTTCAGCTTTCTGTTCACATTCAATCTGGCGGACTTGAGTCTCGAGGGTTGGCTGCAGGCGATGGGACAATCCTTCTTCACGCTGAGCCTGGGCATGGGCGCAATCATGGCTTACGGCGCCTACATGTCCAGCGAAGCGTCACTGACGCGCACCGCGTTCTGGATTGCAGCAGTCGATACGCTGATCGCGCTCATGGCCGGGTTGGCGATCTTCGCACTGGTTTTCGGTAGCGGACTGGAGGCAGGGCAGGGGCCGGGACTGATGTTCGTCACCTTGCCGATCGCTTTCGCCGGGCTGCCGGGCGGATCGATTCTCGGCGGCATCTTCTTCGTACTGGTGATCGGTGCCGCACTGACCTCCGCCATTTCACTGATCGAGCCGATAGCCGCCTGGCTGGTCGAGCGGTTCGCCATGGGTCGCCCGGCTGCCGTCGCGTTGATGGTGGTGCTGTGCTGGGCACTCGGTGTCGTCACGGTGTTCAGCTTCAACAGCTGGTCCGAAGGTACCATCACCCATGAGCTGTTCGGCAAGTCGCCGTTCGACGTTCTCGAGTTCATCACCAACATACTCATGCCGCTGGGTGGACTGCTGATTGCGCTGTTTGCTGGCTGGATACTCAGCCGTGAGGAAGTGCTGCGCGAGATGAATACCTCGGCAGGCTGGTTCGGGCTGTGGCAGTTCCTCGTGCGCTTTGTGGCACCCACCGCAGTCGCCTTCGTGTTTCTGCGGACTATCCCCCAGGTCGAAGGCTACTGGATCCCCGCGGTGGGGGCGGTCCTGATCATAGGCGGCTTTACCCTCGCGCGGACCGTCGCGGCTCGACGCTCCTGAGGTACGCGGCGGCGTCTGCAGCGCCCATCGCCTGGGCAAGCTGCAGCGCCGTCTTGCCCTCGCTGTCACGCAGCTGCGGATCAGCGCCGGCCTCGAGTAACCTGAGCAGCAGGTCGGTGCGGTTGAACATCGCCGCAAACATCAGTGCTGTCTTGCCGCCAGGCGGCAGCTGATCCACCGGCGCACCGTGCTCGAGCAGCAGCTCCACGACTGCATGATCGCCCTTGAACACCGCTCCGGCGAGCGGTGTCTGCGCACGGTCGTTGGCAAGGGAAGGATCGCCGCCATGTTTGAGCAGCAAACGCGTTGTCTCTACCCGACCGTGGTAGCTGGCGAGCATCAGCAGACTGTCACCGGTGGAGGTAAGCAGATTGGCCGGGAGCCCGGCGTCCAGCAGCGTGGCCAGTTCGGCAGAGTCCCCGTTGCGGCAGTGATTGAACACCTTGTGGGCAAAGGCGAGGGTATCGTCGTCTAGCATCGTCGGCATGGAATGGTTCCTCTTGGCTTCGGTCACAAGACTGGCACCGTATCGGCAGAAGGCAAAATAGATTTCCCCAATGCGGTCGATCGGCGCAGGGAGCGCAACAGTGTGTTGCCGCCATGTCGGCACGCTTTCTGTCATCATGTGCTGCTCCGGCGAAACATTGTAGCCTGCTAGCCCGCTCCTGGTGGTTCATGACTCTACGACTGCTGCTCATCCTGGGTGGCCTCAGCGCATTCGGTCCATTGGCGATCGACCTCTATTTGCCCGCATTCCCGGCGATGGCTGCCTCCTTCGGCACCGACAGTGAACATATACAGCTCAGTCTGTCGGCCTATTTCATCGGTCTGGCATCCGGTCAGCTGTTCTACGGCCCCATTGCCGATCGCTTCGGTCGACGCAAGCCGCTGTTGTTCGGCATCGTTCTGTTCTTCCTGGCTTCGGTAGCCTGTGCCCTGGCTCCGTCGCTCGAATGGCTGCTGGCAGCACGCTTTGCACAGGCACTGGGAGGCTGTGCCGGGATCGTGGTCAACCGGGCGGTCGTGCGCGACCTGTGCACGCCGATCGAAGCGGCCAAGGCCTTTTCACAGCTGATGCTGGTGATGGGCGTGGCGCCGATCCTGGCACCGCTCGGTGGCGGAGCGCTGCTGGCGCTCGGCGGCTGGCCGCTGATCTTCATTTTCCTGGCGGCATTTTCGGGTATCTACATTTTCGCCGTGTATTTCGGGCTGCCGGAGACGATTCCGCAGGGTGTGCCCCGGGCCGCCCTGTCCAGCGCTCTGGGTCGCTACGGCGGGCTGCTACGCGAGCGCGTGTTCATGTACCACGCACTCACTGGCGGTATCGCCATGGCCGGCATGTTTGCGTACATAGCGGGCTCGCCCTTTGTCTTCATCGAGTTGTACGGCATTCCGGCGGAGCATTTCGGCTGGTTCTTTGGCGCGAATGCGGCGGGCTTCATCCTGTTCGCCCAGTTCAATAGCCGGTTGCTGCGTCGCCGCTCGCCCGTGAAGGTGCTCAAGCTCACCGCGCTGATTTACATGGTGTGTACCCTGACGCTGCTGCTCGTCGCGTTGAGCAATCCGTCGACACTATGGGCGATGATGCCGCCGCTGTTCGGCAGCGTAGCGGTGATCGCGCTGGTGCTTCCCAATTCTTCGGCCAGTGCCATGGCCGGGCATGGTCATCAGGCGGGCGTGGCATCCGCGCTGATGGGAACAATGCAGTTCGTGATCGCCGGTATTACCTCGGCCTTGGTTGGCGTGCTGCACAACGGCACTGCAGTGCCGATGGCCGGAGTCATGGCCACCTGCGGAGTGCTTGTGGTCATCATGGCGCGGCAGGCCCGGCGAGCCAGCGCCGCCCAAGTCTGAGCCGGGTCAGGCCACTGCGATCGAAATACTCCAGCACCGCAATGCTGTGGTTGCGGCCGATCCGTGTCAGATCACGAAACTCCGCCGCGCTGAAGCCGCCATCGGCGCTGCGGCTCGCGAGCTCCCGGGCAGATTGGTAGAGCTGGTCTGCCGAATCCGGCAGCAGATAGCGGTTGCGTCCGACAAACACCAGCCAGCCCAGCGCACTCAACTCATCCAGCGCCGTCTGCAAGCTGTCACGCTCGAGCTCAAGGGTATCAAGCAGCTCACCGATGACCGGCGGGCGCGGAGCACAGTGGTGGAACAGCGGCAGCATCCTGCCGAACATGTCCGCAGAGTCTGGACTCGGTTGTGGCTGATGACCGGGTCGATGCAGGCACGGTCCGCTCTGCACGATGCAGTGCTGATCCAGCACCTGGCGAACCGCGTGTGAGAGTAATGCGCTGGGCAGGCTGATTCCCAGGCGTCTGGCCAACGCGGGGAAGCTCGGCCCGCGCATCTGCGGATACTCGCCATGGAATGCATCGACGCTATCGAGCAAGCGATCCACGCAACGACCCAGCTGCGACCGTGCGCAGACCCAGCTTCCACGGCGATACAGCTGACCGTCCTCGACCAGCGGCGCAATCGTCGCTTCCATGGCCTGACTGCTGACGTGTCGCGAGCGCCGCACCCAGTCGAGGTCCAGCCCATCTTCCGATACCGCCAGCAAGGCTTGGAGGCAACGCAGAAGATTGACCTCATCCAGTGCGTGCAGAATGCGCAGGCGTGCGGGGGATTGTCGCCCGCGTCCGGGGGCGGTCGGATCGACCACGACGCCGCTTGCGACCAGTCGATGGGTAGTGGCATTACGGACGATGAAACGATCGCCGTGTCGGCAGGCCAACGGCTCGGCAAGAATCCATTGCGCGTAGCCTTTTCCATCGTCGGTTTCGATGCCGCGCAGGGGAACGTGGCGGGCCGTTACGGTATTCCCCGCGAGATGCAGCTGCAGGTCTCCCCGCGTCGAGTGGCTGGTCAGCCGATCCATTCGTGCGTCCAGACGCCGGGTCTCCAGCCAGGCGTGCTCATCGAGCAACTGAGCGCCGCGTTCACAGCCCTGCTCGGGCAAATCCCCGGCCAGATCCAGCGCCCCGCGTTCGCCAGCCATCAATCGCTGCACCGGCCGACCGTGGCGCTGAACCGCGCGGATACGCACGACTGCGCCGCCGGGCGTGAGCCTCAGCGACTGTCCGGGCGTGACGCAGCCCTGATATAGCGTTCCGGTTACCACATGGGCTGCGCCAGGACGGTGGAAATGCCGGTCGATCCAGAAACGTGACAACAGCTCCGTGTGCGGGGGCGGACAGTGCGCAGCCAGGGCGCTTAGTATCTGGCGCAGGCGATCGATTCCAAGCCCGGTCAAGCTGTCGACTTCGACGGTCTGCACCGAGGGGATGCCGGCCTCCGCGAGCCGCTGGCGCACATCCTGCGCCAGCGCTTCGCGCTGCTCGAGCGTCGCGCGGAACACCTTGGTCAGCACGACGACCACGCGGTCGATGGCCAGCAGGTGTATCAGCTCGATGTGCTCAAGCGTCTGCGGCATCGCGCCTTCGTCGGCCGCGACGACGAGCATCACCGCGTCCACGGCACCCACGCCGGCCATCATGGTGCGCATGAAACGCTCATGTCCCGGCACGTCGACGATATCGACTTCGGTGCCGTCAGCGGTTTGCAGCCAGGCGAAGCCCAGCTCGATGCTCAGGCCACGCCGGCGTTCCTCTTCGGTGCGATCGGTGTCCTGCCCGGTCAGCGCGCGGACCAGCGACGTTTTACCGTGGTCGACGTGGCCGGCCGTGGCGACGATCACCGTTCGGCCCGCAGTTGCTTGCAGAAGGTGGCTTCGTCCTCCAGACAACGGCAGTCGAGAATCACCGACGCGTCCTGCACCCGTCCGATGACCGGCACCGGGAGCGCGCGTAACCGTGCAGCCAGTGCGGTGAGCCGACTGCCCGAGCCCTTGCTCGGGCCCACAGGGCGTACGATCAGCGCCTGACTATGCAGATGCTCGATGGGCAACGCGCCGCTGCCGATCTGCCCCATGACTGGCTCGCTGGAGACGCTATAGTCGCTGCCGGCCCAGGTGGCGACGATATCGAGCAGACGTGCGCATTGCGCGGCGACATCGGTCTGCGAGCGGCTCAATGCCCGCAGGCTGGGCAGCCGCTCAGCGAGGCGATCCGGATCGGCATACAGGCGCAACACAGCTTCGAGCGCGGCAATCGTCAACTTGTCACAACGCAGCGCTCGCTTGAGCGGGTTCTTCTTTAGTCGATCGATGAGGTCGCGGCGTCCAATGATGATGCCGCACTGGGGCCCGCCCAACAGCTTGTCGCCGCTGAACGAAACCAGGTCGACGCCGTTGCCGAGGCTGGCCATCGGCGTCGGTTCCGCCGGGAGGCCCCAGCGACTCAGATCCACCAGGCTGCCGCTCCCCAGATCGACCGCATAGGGTATGCCGTGCTCCTGTGCCAGGTGCGCAAGTCGCTGTTCCGGCACACTGGCGGTGAAACCGACGACCTTGTAGTTGCTGGTGTGGACGGTCATCAGTATGCCTGTGCGCTGTCCTATCGCATCGGCATAATCGGCCAGGTGGGTGCGGTTGGTGGTACCTACCTCACGCAACCTGCACTGGGCTCGCTGCATGACGTCCGGCATGCGGAAGGCGCCGCCGATTTCCACCAGCTCACCGCGGGAAACGGGTACTTCCTTGCCCTTGGCCAGGGTGTTCAACATCAACAGCACGGCGGCTGCGTTGTTGTTGACCACGGTGGCTGCTTCGGCGCCGGTGAGCCTGCACAACCAGCTCTCCAGATGCGCATCCCTATCGCCTCGCCGGCCGGTATGCAGATCAAACTCCAGATTGCTCGCGCCGCGGGCAACGGCCGCCATGGCCTCGATGGCCTCTTCCGGCAGCGGCGCGCGACCGAGATTGGTGTGCAGCACGGTGCCGGTCAGGTTGAAGACCTGGCGCAGCGAGGGAGATAAAACAGCCGTCAGGCGCGCCTGTACCGACTCGCAGAATGCGTCAGCGTCGAAAGCCACTGCTTCGGCACGCAGGTGCGACAGCTGTTCGGCGACGATCTCCTTGAGCAGCGTCTTCCCGTGCTGAACGGAGAACGCGCTGATGACCGGCCAGCGCAGCAGCTGATCGACCGAGGGTAGGGTTCGGCGGGGGTCGGTTATGTGTTCCATATGCGTCTGATCGTCGCTTTAGCTATTTGATGAAACGCATGGCCTGGGATGTGCGGTCGGGCAGGGGCAGGGCGGACCGTCCGATGCAAGGGATGGCATCGGTGAGCTACACGGATGTACTCGTGCGTGTCCGCTCTGCTCCTGGTCGAGCGGACACGCGCGGATACAGCAGATTGCCAGTCACGTGGGTTGTCTGGTCAGCGCCTCCACAATGTCGGCAAACGCCTGATCAGCCAGCGCGCGCAACTCGTCGTCGGTACGGTCCTGAATCGGATGCGGTACGAATACCATGTCCGGACTCATGCCCAGTGCCTTGCTCTGCAGCGCCGCTGCCTCGACAAACTCGCTCGAAGCAATGCCGACGCCCGGGATGCTACGGCCTTCGAGGTCGCCTATATCATGCATACAGCACGACGTACAGGAACCTCAGTCAGCCAATCCTTCTACCAGAACGTCACATTCACTGGCTATGCGTTGCTTGAGTTCGGTCGGAGCGATCCGGGCGAACGTCGGCTTGCGATAACGCTTCACTTCGATGCCGCGCTCTGCGAGCAGGGCGTCCAGGCGATTGAGAAACACATCGCCGCGAGACTTGGAGATGTCCAGCAATCCAACGGTCAATCCATCCAGGCTGGCCGGCCTGGCACTCAGGCTGCGGCCAGCCGGGGACGATTCGGCGGTTGGGTCGAGCAGTGTGGTCGGCGAATTCATGCCGTTACCTCCTTGCTTACCGGGGTGGAGCCGGTCGGACCGGAAGCGGCCCAGCCAGCGATGACGGCGGAGAACAGACCGGCCGGGCCACCGGCCCGTACGATCAGCAACCCGCCGGGTCGAAACTTGGGAATTGCGGCATCGGCGAAATTCGCCGGCATGCCTTCGGCAATGCCGCCTGCGCCAACGATCAGATCCTTGCCGGGCATGACCATCAGCTTGTCCAGTTCCTGGCGCAGCCGCGCCTTGCTCCAGCCCGCTTCGATGAACACTCTGGCGTGTTCCGGCGAGACCACCAGCATCGCATCGCCGTGCATGGCCAGTTTGTAATGGTCAACCGCGCGTAGTGAGAGGGCAAAGCTCCTGGCGAGCGATTCCGGGGTGCGTGACTTTTGATCGAGAATGCCCTGAACCCCTTCGGCAGCGAACAGGGTTACCACCGATTGCTCGCTGGTGAAGCCACGCTCCACTGCCAGGGAATCCCACTCACTGTCTTCGGACTCGGCAAAGCAGAAGGTGTATTTGCCTGGCGTGCCCAGGGTGGCGCGATCGATTTCGCCCGGCCGACCACCGCCGACGTTACGCACCACCAACTGCAGCGCGCGACCGATACTCGCATTGGCCCGGTTGCCCTGGCCGAGGGCATTGACGCCTGAGTTCATGCCGATCTGGCGCGCGGCAGGGCCGTTCACCAGGACCAGCGGCCCCGCGAACATGGTGGTGCAGAGCAGGCCGTGCATGCCGAACTCATCGATCAGTGCGGCCTCCACTGCAGCCAGCACGACGGGCATGTATTCCGGTTTGCAGCCGGCCATGACGGCGTTTATCGCGACCTTCTCCACGGTACAGGGCACCAGGTCCGGCGGCATCAGTCCGAGGACGTCATCAGGCTTGCGTGTGGTGCCCTGGAGCATGCGGTAGACGCGTTCGGGAGTGGGCGGGACGACCGGCAGCCCGTCACTCCAGCCGCGATCGAAACACGCCTCGATGGGATCCTCGCTGTCGCCGATTTCGACTTCGCGCGAGGCGAACCGCACTGCACCGAAACGAATTGCCAGCCGATCAGCTACCCCCGGGTCCTGGGTTTTCGACCCGCAACCGGGGCGCGAAGCCGGTAACGCTGCGCCCAGATTCTGGCAGCCGCTGATGCGCTCCCAGTCTTCGCGAAACCAGCCGTAGGTACGCTCGGTCTCGCTGCCGTTGTCCCGGCGAATGAGCGTAGGGACTATTT
Above is a window of Halopseudomonas nanhaiensis DNA encoding:
- the selB gene encoding selenocysteine-specific translation elongation factor; amino-acid sequence: MIVATAGHVDHGKTSLVRALTGQDTDRTEEERRRGLSIELGFAWLQTADGTEVDIVDVPGHERFMRTMMAGVGAVDAVMLVVAADEGAMPQTLEHIELIHLLAIDRVVVVLTKVFRATLEQREALAQDVRQRLAEAGIPSVQTVEVDSLTGLGIDRLRQILSALAAHCPPPHTELLSRFWIDRHFHRPGAAHVVTGTLYQGCVTPGQSLRLTPGGAVVRIRAVQRHGRPVQRLMAGERGALDLAGDLPEQGCERGAQLLDEHAWLETRRLDARMDRLTSHSTRGDLQLHLAGNTVTARHVPLRGIETDDGKGYAQWILAEPLACRHGDRFIVRNATTHRLVASGVVVDPTAPGRGRQSPARLRILHALDEVNLLRCLQALLAVSEDGLDLDWVRRSRHVSSQAMEATIAPLVEDGQLYRRGSWVCARSQLGRCVDRLLDSVDAFHGEYPQMRGPSFPALARRLGISLPSALLSHAVRQVLDQHCIVQSGPCLHRPGHQPQPSPDSADMFGRMLPLFHHCAPRPPVIGELLDTLELERDSLQTALDELSALGWLVFVGRNRYLLPDSADQLYQSARELASRSADGGFSAAEFRDLTRIGRNHSIAVLEYFDRSGLTRLRLGRRWLAGPAAP
- a CDS encoding UGSC family (seleno)protein, which gives rise to MNSPTTLLDPTAESSPAGRSLSARPASLDGLTVGLLDISKSRGDVFLNRLDALLAERGIEVKRYRKPTFARIAPTELKQRIASECDVLVEGLADUGSCTSCCMHDIGDLEGRSIPGVGIASSEFVEAAALQSKALGMSPDMVFVPHPIQDRTDDELRALADQAFADIVEALTRQPT
- the selA gene encoding L-seryl-tRNA(Sec) selenium transferase, with the translated sequence MEHITDPRRTLPSVDQLLRWPVISAFSVQHGKTLLKEIVAEQLSHLRAEAVAFDADAFCESVQARLTAVLSPSLRQVFNLTGTVLHTNLGRAPLPEEAIEAMAAVARGASNLEFDLHTGRRGDRDAHLESWLCRLTGAEAATVVNNNAAAVLLMLNTLAKGKEVPVSRGELVEIGGAFRMPDVMQRAQCRLREVGTTNRTHLADYADAIGQRTGILMTVHTSNYKVVGFTASVPEQRLAHLAQEHGIPYAVDLGSGSLVDLSRWGLPAEPTPMASLGNGVDLVSFSGDKLLGGPQCGIIIGRRDLIDRLKKNPLKRALRCDKLTIAALEAVLRLYADPDRLAERLPSLRALSRSQTDVAAQCARLLDIVATWAGSDYSVSSEPVMGQIGSGALPIEHLHSQALIVRPVGPSKGSGSRLTALAARLRALPVPVIGRVQDASVILDCRCLEDEATFCKQLRAER
- a CDS encoding ankyrin repeat domain-containing protein — its product is MPTMLDDDTLAFAHKVFNHCRNGDSAELATLLDAGLPANLLTSTGDSLLMLASYHGRVETTRLLLKHGGDPSLANDRAQTPLAGAVFKGDHAVVELLLEHGAPVDQLPPGGKTALMFAAMFNRTDLLLRLLEAGADPQLRDSEGKTALQLAQAMGAADAAAYLRSVEPRRSARG
- a CDS encoding alpha/beta hydrolase family esterase, encoding MNGTQREYELQIPSGYDADNPYPVVFGFHGRGREGEFQNASYGNLQSTMGDNAILVFPNGLIIENQTATGEKIANNTGESWQTTGDEDLQFFDAMLTELSQGLCVHEERVFATGFSMGGYFSARLGCERGDVLRAFAAAGAGPPEASINSCLGPAGAWLAHDPEDVYIDYTAGGIALREYWKDSNMCGDVEASVGSNGCVEYTCGGERTRWCEYSEGAPNHHRWPSFAPTEVWNFFQTFN
- a CDS encoding sodium-dependent transporter, with the translated sequence MTSSKVWTHKGTFLLAAVGSAVGLGNLWRFPYLTGENGGGAFILVYALTIAMVGIPILIAETLIGRNSRRSPIMGMAHLARTHKASGAWRAIGWMGAAAAFIILSFYSVIAGWAVHYTGLMFSGALAGADTATISGSFDSLLASPGLLLTYHTVFILVSGLIVGMGIHKGIEGGLRFMMPALFLILVIVLGYGLLVGDAAAAFSFLFTFNLADLSLEGWLQAMGQSFFTLSLGMGAIMAYGAYMSSEASLTRTAFWIAAVDTLIALMAGLAIFALVFGSGLEAGQGPGLMFVTLPIAFAGLPGGSILGGIFFVLVIGAALTSAISLIEPIAAWLVERFAMGRPAAVALMVVLCWALGVVTVFSFNSWSEGTITHELFGKSPFDVLEFITNILMPLGGLLIALFAGWILSREEVLREMNTSAGWFGLWQFLVRFVAPTAVAFVFLRTIPQVEGYWIPAVGAVLIIGGFTLARTVAARRS
- a CDS encoding multidrug effflux MFS transporter, with product MTLRLLLILGGLSAFGPLAIDLYLPAFPAMAASFGTDSEHIQLSLSAYFIGLASGQLFYGPIADRFGRRKPLLFGIVLFFLASVACALAPSLEWLLAARFAQALGGCAGIVVNRAVVRDLCTPIEAAKAFSQLMLVMGVAPILAPLGGGALLALGGWPLIFIFLAAFSGIYIFAVYFGLPETIPQGVPRAALSSALGRYGGLLRERVFMYHALTGGIAMAGMFAYIAGSPFVFIELYGIPAEHFGWFFGANAAGFILFAQFNSRLLRRRSPVKVLKLTALIYMVCTLTLLLVALSNPSTLWAMMPPLFGSVAVIALVLPNSSASAMAGHGHQAGVASALMGTMQFVIAGITSALVGVLHNGTAVPMAGVMATCGVLVVIMARQARRASAAQV